The Actinomyces lilanjuaniae genome segment TCCTCCATGGACACGTCGCCCTGACGCTGCTCCGACATGTACCAGCGGTGCTCCAGGATCTCGTGGAAGATCTCCGCAGGCTCCAGCTTGCGACGCAGCTCCAGCGGGACGGCCATGATGGTCGGTTCAAAGACGTCGGCGAGCCAGGCGTGGGCGACCAGCTCGATGGGGTCGTCCTTGCGGCCGCGGATCGCCCGGTAGGCCTCCAGGTCGTTGAGCATGCGCTGACCCTGACGCTCCTGGACGTCCAGGCCGGTCAGGCGCATGACCTGCCGGTGGTAGTGGCCCGCGTCGACAACCTTAGGCTGGATGGACATGTAGGTGCCGCCCGCGTCCGTGGTCATGGTGAGCTCGGCGACGTCGTAGCCCATCTCGTTGAGCCTCTCGATGCGGTTGCGCACCCGCCATCGCTCCCGTGAGGAGAAGGACTCCTCAGCCGTGAGGAGGTCCCACAGCTCGCTGTAGCGGGCCACGATCCGGTCCCCTACCGCGATGGTGTCCACGCTGGGCTCCAGCAGCGCGCCCGCCTGGAGGTCCATAAGCTCACCGATGATGTTGGTCCGGGCGATGTCGATGTCGTAGAGGCGCTTGCCCTCCGTGATCCCGTCGGGGTGGAGCTCTCCGGTCTCCGCGTCCACCAGGTAGGCCGCGAAGGCTCCGGCGTCACGCCGGAACAGGGTGTTGGACAGCGACACGTCGCCCCAGTAGAAGCCAAGGAGGTGCAGCCGCACCAGCAGGACCGTGAGGGCATCGATGAGACGGGTAGCGGTCTCAGGGCGCATGTACTGGCTGAACAGGCCACGGTAGGGCAGGGAGTAGGACAGGTGCTCGGTGATGAGCGCGGAGTTCAGTCGGCTGCCGCGGAGGTCCGTGCGTCCTGAGATCACTGCCGTGGGCTGGACACAGGGCGCGCCCAGGCGTACCAGGTCCCGCAGCAGCGTGTACTCCCGGTGGGCGACCGACTCGCCGATCTCCTTGACGGCGATCACCCGCTCAGAGAGGTTGACGAAGCGCACAACGTGCCGCGACAAGCCACGGGGCAGCGCCGCGAGGACCTCTGTCGGCCACCGATCTAGCGGCGTCTCCCACGGGAGGTCCAGCAGCGCAGGATCAATGGTCACCGCGGCAATCTTCATGGACTGGGGCATGGCTCATCCTCTCAGGTCAGCAGATCGACGGTGCGTGCCCCGGGCCTCGCCCCGTAGGGACAGGACGGGCAGCGACGGTCGGGAGGACGGTCGGGAGGAGCGGGGAAGACGGTACCGGAGCGCGGCACCAGGTACCGGCACGGCGAGTCCCGCCCCTGTCTGCTACCGGGGCGGGACTCGCCGTAAGGAGGCTACGAGCAGGCGCAGCCGGACGCGGCACCAGAATGCGACATCAGGAGGGAAGTCGCTTGCCGGTGGCGGAAGAGAAGATGTGCTCCTTACCCGGACGGATGCGCACGTAGACAGTCTCCCCGGGCTCGGGGGCCGTCCTGGGAGGCACCCGCACGATGATCTGGCTGGAGTCCTCACCGGAGCCGAGCTTGGCCTCAGAGTCCTCAGCCCCGACGAGCTCACCGTAGATGTAGGCGTCCGAGCCGAGCTCCTCCACAAAGGACAGCCGTACCGGGATGGAGTGCTCGTCAGAGGAGGAGACGACGTCCAGCGACTCCGGGCGGAAGCCGATGGTCACCTTACCGCCGTCCTCAGGGCTGAGGGCGTCCAGGGTCGCCCGGGAGAGGCGGATCCTGGCCTCCCCGATAGTGGCGGTGTCACCCTCGACAGTGAACTGGCCCAGGTTCATCGCCGGGGAGCCGATAAAGCCCGCGACGAACTCGTTGGCGGGGTTGTCGTACATCTCACGGGGGGTGCCCACCTGCTGGAGCACGCCGTCCTTGAGGACGGCGATGCGGTCCCCCATTGTGAGGGCCTCGGTCTGGTCGTGGGTGACGTAGACCGTGGTGACACCCAGCGAGCGCTGGAGGGAGGCGATCTGGGTGCGAGTCTGCACGCGCAGCTTGGCGTCCAGGTTGGACAGGGGCTCATCCATGAGGAAGACCTTCGGCTTGCGCACGATAGCCCGCCCCATGGCCACGCGCTGGCGCTGGCCGCCGGACAGGGCCTTGGGCTTGCGGTCCAGGTAGTCGGTCAGGCCCAGGATCTTGGCCGCCTCCCGCACGCGGCTGTCGATCTCCTCCTTGGGAGTGCCTGCGATCTTCAGGGCGAACCCCATGTTGTCGTGGACCGACATGTGCGGGTACAGGGCGTAGTTCTGGAAGACCATGGCGATATCACGGTCCTTGGGCTGGACGTCGGTGACGTCGCGGTCGCCGATGAGGATACGGCCGGAGTTGACGTCCTCCAGGCCCGCGAGCATCCGCAGCGAGGTAGACTTTCCACAGCCTGAGGGGCCGACCAGGACGAGGAACTCCCCGTCAGCGATCTCGAGGTTGAGAGCGTCGACACTGGGGCGGTCGTTACCCGGGTAGACGCGTGTCGCGTTCTCAAAAGTCACAGTTGCCATGTGCGCTTTCCCTTCACTGGCAGGTACGTGCCAGACGATCCGTGGTGAAAGGTGCCGATGCGTGTCCGCATTGACACGGTCCGCTGGGAGGACGGTCTCCCTGCGGCAGGGACATGCTTTCACACTCCCAGCCCGTTGACCAGCCCTGGTTCCACGAGTCTCGCAGCCGATCTCACGAGTCCCGCACCGGGCCTGACTGCTCCCACCCCCGTAACGCTGCCGGTACTGTGGAGACATGACCTACGATCCCGGGGTGCCGACCAGCGGGGCACCGCCCCTGCGCGGCCTGCACGCAGGCAGCGACGTCGGCGGCTACCGGCTCCTGCGCCGCCTGGGCGCCGGCGGCATGGGCGTGGTGTGGGAGGCAGCCGACGCCGACGGTCGGCGTGTCGCCATGAAGATCCTCCACCCCCAGATCGCCGCCGACCCGGTGGCCCGGCGCCGCCTGGAGCGTGAGGCCCGGGTCCTGGCACGTGTCAGGGGGGAGCGCGTGGCCCGCGTCCTCGACGTCGAGACCGGTGGCGGCCCCGGGGAGGGCCTGGACGTCACCTTCGTCATCACCGAGCTCGTCGACGGTCCCACCCTCCAGCACGAGGTAGACCACGAGGGGGCCTACGACCTGGGCCGGGACGCCCACGACCTGGCGGACCTCGCCCACGGGCTCGTGGAGGCGCTGAGGGCCGTCCACGCAGCCGGGGTCATCCACCGCGACCTCAAGCCCTCCAACGTCATGCTCGGCGCCCAGGGGCCTGTCCTCATCGACTTCGGCATCGCCCAGGTCGCTGACGACAGCCGCCTCACGCAGACGGGTCAGGTCACCGGCACCCCGGGCTTCATCCCTCCGGAGATGCTCGACGGCGGGGCGCCCTCCCCGCAGGTGGACTGGTACGCCTGCGCGGGGGTGCTCCTGTTCGCGGTCACGGGCCAGCCCCCCTTCGGCTCCGGTCCCTGGCAGGCGGTCTTTCGCCGGGTCTACGCCGGGACGCCGGAGCTGGGAGGGCTGGAGGAGGTCTGCCCCGCCCTGGCGCAGGCCTTCACCGCCGCCCTGGCCCCCGAGGCCGACCAGCGCCTGAGCCCTGACGACCTCCTGGCCGTCCTTGACGAGGTCGCCGAGGGAGGCGGCGGCGAGGAGGCCCTCGCCGCCGCCCTGACAGGAACGGGACTCGCCGCTGTAGCGGGGGCGGCAGGGGCTGCCAGCGGCGTGGGCAGTGCTCCGAGGGGCACTGAGGTCACCGCCAGCACCCCTATCGAGGCCGCTGCCGGGGATACCTCCGCATACGGCTCCACCTACGGCCCCGGCGCGGTCGATCCTGGTGCCCCGGCGACCGTCGTGGCAGCCGCCCCGTGACCGGTTCCACGGACCGGGCCCCAGGAGCAGGAGACCGTGCAGGTCTTGCAGGTCTTGCAGGTGCTGTCGCTGACGGCACCACCGTACCTGCCCCCGCCCCGCTGGACGCAGCGGAACCCTCCGCGCCTCCTGCTGTGTCACCAGACACCAGGGCGCCTACCGCCCCACCGCCCTACGCCCCCAGGCCCCCAGGCCTACGACGGCTACCCGGCACCGGGAGCTGTGGGTGAGGCCAGCCTCCCCCTCCCGGCGGCGCCTCCTGCCACGGTCCCGCCTCCGGCGCCACCAGCACCGGGGGAGCCGTGGCCAGGCTCCAGCCACCCCCGTCCCCCGGCCGCCCCGACGACGCCTGCCGCCCTGTCAACGGGATCCGCCTACCCCTACCAGCCGACATCTGTCCAGCCCCCGGTGCTGTCAGGGCCGCCTCCCACCGCCGCGCAACCGCCGCAGGCCCTCTACCCCCAGGCCTCCTACGACACGCCTGCTCCTGCACCTCTACCTGCCTGGGCGCAGGAGCCCAGACGGCACCCGGGTAGCGTGGCCGCCATCCTGGTCCTGCTGACCGTAGCGGGGCGCTTCTCAGCAGGGTGGACGGTCCTCGCTGTCACGCTGCTGACCCTCGCGGCGGGGACGGTGGGACGCGCCCAGGACAGCCTGCGCTGGACCAGGCTGGCTAACCGGGCGGTCACCCCGGGCGACCGCTCACGCATGTGGCTGGCCACGCCGTGGTATCTGCTGCGTTCCCTGGTGGCCACGGCCTTCGCTGCGGTATCGGTCCTCATGGTGACCGCACCGCTGCCCTACGTCGCGTTGCGTGCACCTGAGCTCTGGGAGGGTCCGCTGTCCTTCCTCGACCCGGGCGGCAGGCTCCCGTTCATGCTGGCCCTGTGGGTCGCCGTGTACGCCCTGGTACTGTGGCTCATTCCCTGGGGCGCCCCGGCCCGTCGTGGAGGGGCCCACCTGATCGAGGCCGTGGCCCCCACGACGCGGGCCAGGTGGGTCCTGGTAGCGGTGGTGCTGGTGCTGAGCCTGCTGCTCTACACCCTCCAGGAGTCCGGCCACGTGACCCAGGAGCTCCTGGAGCCGCTGCTCACCGTCTACTGAGGTGTGCTGCGGCCGCTGAACGAGCCACCTGGGAGCAGGGTTGCGGGGCAGGGAAGAGACAGTCCGGAAAGACGGTCGGGAAAGACAGCTCGGCCGGGGCACGACTCCGGGCACCAGGCCGGGTCGGCCCAGATCACAGCACTGTCCCCCTACCGCGAACGACGGCGCTGCCGCCCAGCGCCTAGG includes the following:
- a CDS encoding serine/threonine-protein kinase, translating into MTYDPGVPTSGAPPLRGLHAGSDVGGYRLLRRLGAGGMGVVWEAADADGRRVAMKILHPQIAADPVARRRLEREARVLARVRGERVARVLDVETGGGPGEGLDVTFVITELVDGPTLQHEVDHEGAYDLGRDAHDLADLAHGLVEALRAVHAAGVIHRDLKPSNVMLGAQGPVLIDFGIAQVADDSRLTQTGQVTGTPGFIPPEMLDGGAPSPQVDWYACAGVLLFAVTGQPPFGSGPWQAVFRRVYAGTPELGGLEEVCPALAQAFTAALAPEADQRLSPDDLLAVLDEVAEGGGGEEALAAALTGTGLAAVAGAAGAASGVGSAPRGTEVTASTPIEAAAGDTSAYGSTYGPGAVDPGAPATVVAAAP
- a CDS encoding DUF4032 domain-containing protein — protein: MPQSMKIAAVTIDPALLDLPWETPLDRWPTEVLAALPRGLSRHVVRFVNLSERVIAVKEIGESVAHREYTLLRDLVRLGAPCVQPTAVISGRTDLRGSRLNSALITEHLSYSLPYRGLFSQYMRPETATRLIDALTVLLVRLHLLGFYWGDVSLSNTLFRRDAGAFAAYLVDAETGELHPDGITEGKRLYDIDIARTNIIGELMDLQAGALLEPSVDTIAVGDRIVARYSELWDLLTAEESFSSRERWRVRNRIERLNEMGYDVAELTMTTDAGGTYMSIQPKVVDAGHYHRQVMRLTGLDVQERQGQRMLNDLEAYRAIRGRKDDPIELVAHAWLADVFEPTIMAVPLELRRKLEPAEIFHEILEHRWYMSEQRQGDVSMEDATADYVATVLPQHRDERAFLATPDTQEIEAVSIPEEEAEPQDAEFAALDEQTLADYEANPFGFTAGMRFKGE
- a CDS encoding ABC transporter ATP-binding protein, translating into MATVTFENATRVYPGNDRPSVDALNLEIADGEFLVLVGPSGCGKSTSLRMLAGLEDVNSGRILIGDRDVTDVQPKDRDIAMVFQNYALYPHMSVHDNMGFALKIAGTPKEEIDSRVREAAKILGLTDYLDRKPKALSGGQRQRVAMGRAIVRKPKVFLMDEPLSNLDAKLRVQTRTQIASLQRSLGVTTVYVTHDQTEALTMGDRIAVLKDGVLQQVGTPREMYDNPANEFVAGFIGSPAMNLGQFTVEGDTATIGEARIRLSRATLDALSPEDGGKVTIGFRPESLDVVSSSDEHSIPVRLSFVEELGSDAYIYGELVGAEDSEAKLGSGEDSSQIIVRVPPRTAPEPGETVYVRIRPGKEHIFSSATGKRLPS